One stretch of Juglans microcarpa x Juglans regia isolate MS1-56 chromosome 3D, Jm3101_v1.0, whole genome shotgun sequence DNA includes these proteins:
- the LOC121255431 gene encoding proline iminopeptidase-like isoform X2, with amino-acid sequence MKLRFSPNPTIIPSLPSTVSVIIPNFTPLPNPSFSKNFTTSGRKNLVLRAQNLGYNGEQQLIDLMDSEKEAVELNRNLYPNIEPYSIGFLKVSDIHTIYWEQSGNPNGHPVVFLHGGPGGGTAPSNRTFFDPDFYRIILFDQRGAGKSTPHACLEENKTWDLVDDIEKLREHLEIPEWQVFGGSWGSTLALAYSQSHPDKVTGMVLRGIFLLRKKEIDWFYEGGAAAIYPDAWEPFRDLIPENERESFIHAYHKRLNSNDMETQYAAARAWTKWEMMTAHLLPNEEIIKKGDDDNFSLAFARIENHYFVNQGFFPTDSFLLDNVDKIRHINTTIVQGRYDVCCPMMSAWDLHKAWPEADLKVVPNAGHSANEPGIAEELVAANEMLKKSIKKNLL; translated from the exons ATGAAGTTACGATTTAGTCCAAATCCTACCATTATTCCCTCATTACCTTCCACCGTTTCAGTCATTATCCCCAACTTCACTCCACTTCCCAATCCTTCCTTCTCCAAGAATTTCACCACTTCAG GAAGAAAGAATTTAGTGCTCCGTGCGCAGAATTTGGGATATAACGGTGAGCAACAGCTAATTGACTTGATGGATTCTGAAAAGGAAGCTGTGGAACTAAACAGAAACCTTTATCCAAATATCGAGCCGTATAGTATCGGCTTTTTGAAGGTTTCAGACATTCACACGATCTATTGGGAGCAATCCGGAAACCCGAATGGGCAT CCAGTTGTCTTTCTTCATGGGGGCCCAGGAGGTGGAACTGCACCAAGTAATAGGACATTCTTTGATCCTGATTTTTACCGGATCATTCTCTTTGATCAG AGAGGTGCTGGGAAAAGTACACCACATGCTTGCTTGGAAGAAAACAAGACATGGGATCTTGTTGATGATATCGAAAAGCTTAGAGAACACTTAGAAATTCCAGAATGGCAG GTGTTTGGAGGGTCATGGGGAAGTACACTTGCGCTTGCATACAGCCAATCACACCCAGACAAG GTCACGGGCATGGTCCTCAGAGGCATATTTCTTTTGCGAAAGAAAGAGATTGATTGGTTTTACGAGGGTGGTGCTGCTGCCATATACCCTGATG CTTGGGAGCCATTTAGAGATCTTATACCAGAAAATGAGAGGGAAAGCTTCATCCATGCCTATCACAAGAGGTTAAACTCTAATGATATGGAAACACAA TATGCAGCTGCGAGAGCTTGGACCAAATGGGAAATGATGACAGCCCATCTCCTCCCTAATGAAGAGATCATCAAGAAAGGTGATGATGACAATTTTTCATTG GCATTTGCAAGAATTGAAAATCATTACTTCGTGAACCAGGGATTCTTTCCTACAGATTCGTTCCTTTTAGATAATGTTGATAAGATAAGGCATATTAACACTACTATTGTACAG GGAAGATATGACGTTTGCTGTCCTATGATGTCAGCATGGGATCTTCATAAAGCATGGCCAGAGGCAGATTTGAAG GTTGTTCCGAATGCTGGACATTCTGCTAATGAACCTGGAATAGCTGAGGAACTTGTAGCTGCAAACGAGATGCTGAAAAAAAGTATCAAGAAGAATTTACTCTGA
- the LOC121254159 gene encoding uncharacterized protein LOC121254159: MEVPQTMQISGEVEGDEFYEKIEAPKFVDFTAPDQNRPDDCYWFCLRVGCDQKHEEEMDSEAIYKNFVLRVMAARSPNVRLRKALNRKAPSANVKCPLTAPPKPSKSRISRLALISSISHKLVDTKLKGRPTSKLSATPGSKAKQSSDVAKAHTTPRNRKRLSNPNTFRSVRNPKVTTIVVPKNRVVAKALVFNSPKKAVKTKTSLELNTPVKTLCAAMKKLEITSEKKHVLGYNKSLPIDASRKQIRGREVKSRVYDSLHSHNRKVQEAKTSRCLKRNINKDIKAPRDHKHREGDDDSSDMDIDEKSRDGSLEGCSLPGTSQSGRNGQEECLKTVKSQEGEYSVEPEFISLSSSEERDSEQNDGPDSQARSGVAEGTSEGSEQDEKIISSPEKGKIPEVKESDDKENALACDDTENDSEANDNEEKENAVALDDNRFGTCAFMMNHNNGHQERIVLGEHDTSKISLKINRVMGKAIKEGSLTATTGAQGVKHRKPKPTNPKPFRLRTDERGILKEANFEKKLIAPLTEITTAPGLPGTNSQRKHQNASQKKKKRLGLDRTTLEDQSIRVGSTCLKASKGKVEQKLSLMTLHRRSVSTHHTSNLVTSPSEQDKACQKQQNNLKKIQSPMMQQKLARPRGVMSSRKEAVSLVTPGKLGVIKENPSKILTTKQVAKPFGNTVSPGTKASSRTTPRSSSRGRRPTTIPKEPTFHSIHTPKSCTRKLA; the protein is encoded by the exons ATGGAGGTACCGCAGACAATGCAGATCAGCGGCGAAGTAGAAGGCGACGAGTTCTACGAGAAGATCGAAGCTCCCAAGTTCGTGGACTTCACCGCACCTGATCAGAACCGCCCCGACGACTGCTACTGGTTCTGCTTACGCGTCG gaTGTGACCAGAAGCATGAAGAAGAAATGGATTCAGAAGCAATCTACAAAAATTTTGTTCTTCGG GTCATGGCAGCAAGGAGTCCCAATGTACGGCTACGGAAAGCCCTAAATAGAAAAGCTCCAAG TGCAAATGTGAAATGCCCACTTACGGCTCCTCCAAAACCATCCAAGTCTAGAATATCAAGACTAGCCCtgatttcttcaatttctcaCAAACTGGTTGATACCAAATTGAAAGGCAGACCAACTTCTAAGCTCAGTGCAACCCCGGGTTCAAAGGCAAAACAATCTTCTGATGTGGCCAAGGCTCATACTACTCCAAGGAATCGAAAGCGCCTCTCAAATCCGAATACATTTAGGAGTGTTCGGAATCCGAAAGTAACAACCATTGTTGTGCCTAAGAATAGAGTGGTGGCTAAGGCTCTAGTCTTTAACTCACCAAAGAAAGCAGTAAAGACAAAGACTTCATTAGAACTGAATACCCCGGTGAAAACATTATGTGCAGCAATGAAGAAGCTTGAGATCACCAGTGAAAAGAAGCATGTATTAGGGTATAACAAGTCATTGCCCATAGATGcttcaagaaaacaaattagAGGTCGAGAGGTTAAAAGCCGGGTTTATGACTCCTTGCATTCCCACAACCGCAAAGTTCAGGAAGCCAAAACTTCAAGATGcttgaaaagaaatattaataaggaCATAAAAGCCCCTCGTGATCACAAGCATCGTGAAGGGGATGATGATTCAAGTGACATGGATATAGACGAGAAATCAAGGGATGGTTCTCTTGAAGGCTGCTCCCTACCAGGTACCTCTCAGAGTGGTAGGAATGGGCAGGAAGAATGTTTGAAAACTGTGAAATCACAGGAAGGTGAGTATTCTGTTGAACCGGAGTTTATCTCCCTATCAAGTTCTGAAGAGAGGGATTCAGAACAAAATGATGGTCCCGACTCCCAAGCTCGAAGTGGAGTGGCTGAAGGGACTAGTGAAGGAAGTGAGcaggatgaaaaaataatatcaagtcCAGAGAAGGGAAAAATCCCTGAAGTCAAGGAAAGTGATGATAAGGAAAATGCTCTGGCTTGTGATGATACTGAAAATGACAGCGAAGCCAATGATaatgaagagaaggaaaatgctGTAGCATTAGATGACAACAGGTTTGGAACTTGTGCTTTCATGAT GAATCACAATAATGGCCACCAAGAAAGGATAGTTCTGGGGGAGCATGACACTTCCAAAATTTCACTTAAG ATTAACCGAGTAATGGGCAAGGCCATAAAAGAGGGCTCCCTCACTGCTACCACTGGTGCTCAAGGGGTGAAGCACAGGAAACCAAAGCCTACCAATCCCAAGCCTTTTAGGCTAAGAACTGAT GAAAGAGGGATTCTTAAGGAAGCGAACTTTGAGAAAAAACTCATAGCACCTCTGACAGAAATTACGACAGCTCCAGGGCTCCCCGGCACAAACTCACAAAGAAAACATCAGAATGCAAGTCAA aagaagaaaaaacgcCTAGGACTGGACAGAACAACACTAGAGGATCAATCT ATTAGGGTTGGAAGTACTTGCTTGAAGGCTTCAAAAGGAAAAGTGGAGCAAAAATTATCACTCATGACTCTGCATAGACGTAGTGTTTCTACACACCACACATCCAACCTTGTGACTTCACCGTCGGAACAAGACAAAGCATgtcaaaaacaacaaaacaacttGAAAAAGATTCAATCACCAATGATGCAACAAAAACTTGCAAGGCCTCGTGG CGTTATGTCAAGTCGGAAGGAAGCGGTTTCCCTCGTAACCCCCGGTAAACTCGGTGTCATTAAGGAAAACCCATCAAAGATTTTAACAACCAAGCAAGTGGCAAAGCCATTCGGTAATACTGTTTCCCCCGGAACTAAAGCTTCCAGTCGTACCACTCCCCGATCATCGTCACGGGGTAGAAGGCCTACGACAATTCCAAAGGAGCCAACTTTTCATAGCATCCATACACCAAAGAGCTGCACAAGGAAACTGGCCTAG
- the LOC121255431 gene encoding proline iminopeptidase-like isoform X3, which translates to MDSEKEAVELNRNLYPNIEPYSIGFLKVSDIHTIYWEQSGNPNGHPVVFLHGGPGGGTAPSNRTFFDPDFYRIILFDQRGAGKSTPHACLEENKTWDLVDDIEKLREHLEIPEWQVFGGSWGSTLALAYSQSHPDKVTGMVLRGIFLLRKKEIDWFYEGGAAAIYPDAWEPFRDLIPENERESFIHAYHKRLNSNDMETQYAAARAWTKWEMMTAHLLPNEEIIKKGDDDNFSLAFARIENHYFVNQGFFPTDSFLLDNVDKIRHINTTIVQGRYDVCCPMMSAWDLHKAWPEADLKVVPNAGHSANEPGIAEELVAANEMLKKSIKKNLL; encoded by the exons ATGGATTCTGAAAAGGAAGCTGTGGAACTAAACAGAAACCTTTATCCAAATATCGAGCCGTATAGTATCGGCTTTTTGAAGGTTTCAGACATTCACACGATCTATTGGGAGCAATCCGGAAACCCGAATGGGCAT CCAGTTGTCTTTCTTCATGGGGGCCCAGGAGGTGGAACTGCACCAAGTAATAGGACATTCTTTGATCCTGATTTTTACCGGATCATTCTCTTTGATCAG AGAGGTGCTGGGAAAAGTACACCACATGCTTGCTTGGAAGAAAACAAGACATGGGATCTTGTTGATGATATCGAAAAGCTTAGAGAACACTTAGAAATTCCAGAATGGCAG GTGTTTGGAGGGTCATGGGGAAGTACACTTGCGCTTGCATACAGCCAATCACACCCAGACAAG GTCACGGGCATGGTCCTCAGAGGCATATTTCTTTTGCGAAAGAAAGAGATTGATTGGTTTTACGAGGGTGGTGCTGCTGCCATATACCCTGATG CTTGGGAGCCATTTAGAGATCTTATACCAGAAAATGAGAGGGAAAGCTTCATCCATGCCTATCACAAGAGGTTAAACTCTAATGATATGGAAACACAA TATGCAGCTGCGAGAGCTTGGACCAAATGGGAAATGATGACAGCCCATCTCCTCCCTAATGAAGAGATCATCAAGAAAGGTGATGATGACAATTTTTCATTG GCATTTGCAAGAATTGAAAATCATTACTTCGTGAACCAGGGATTCTTTCCTACAGATTCGTTCCTTTTAGATAATGTTGATAAGATAAGGCATATTAACACTACTATTGTACAG GGAAGATATGACGTTTGCTGTCCTATGATGTCAGCATGGGATCTTCATAAAGCATGGCCAGAGGCAGATTTGAAG GTTGTTCCGAATGCTGGACATTCTGCTAATGAACCTGGAATAGCTGAGGAACTTGTAGCTGCAAACGAGATGCTGAAAAAAAGTATCAAGAAGAATTTACTCTGA
- the LOC121255431 gene encoding proline iminopeptidase-like isoform X1 has translation MKLRFSPNPTIIPSLPSTVSVIIPNFTPLPNPSFSKNFTTSGLSCAGRKNLVLRAQNLGYNGEQQLIDLMDSEKEAVELNRNLYPNIEPYSIGFLKVSDIHTIYWEQSGNPNGHPVVFLHGGPGGGTAPSNRTFFDPDFYRIILFDQRGAGKSTPHACLEENKTWDLVDDIEKLREHLEIPEWQVFGGSWGSTLALAYSQSHPDKVTGMVLRGIFLLRKKEIDWFYEGGAAAIYPDAWEPFRDLIPENERESFIHAYHKRLNSNDMETQYAAARAWTKWEMMTAHLLPNEEIIKKGDDDNFSLAFARIENHYFVNQGFFPTDSFLLDNVDKIRHINTTIVQGRYDVCCPMMSAWDLHKAWPEADLKVVPNAGHSANEPGIAEELVAANEMLKKSIKKNLL, from the exons ATGAAGTTACGATTTAGTCCAAATCCTACCATTATTCCCTCATTACCTTCCACCGTTTCAGTCATTATCCCCAACTTCACTCCACTTCCCAATCCTTCCTTCTCCAAGAATTTCACCACTTCAGGTCTGag ttgtgcAGGAAGAAAGAATTTAGTGCTCCGTGCGCAGAATTTGGGATATAACGGTGAGCAACAGCTAATTGACTTGATGGATTCTGAAAAGGAAGCTGTGGAACTAAACAGAAACCTTTATCCAAATATCGAGCCGTATAGTATCGGCTTTTTGAAGGTTTCAGACATTCACACGATCTATTGGGAGCAATCCGGAAACCCGAATGGGCAT CCAGTTGTCTTTCTTCATGGGGGCCCAGGAGGTGGAACTGCACCAAGTAATAGGACATTCTTTGATCCTGATTTTTACCGGATCATTCTCTTTGATCAG AGAGGTGCTGGGAAAAGTACACCACATGCTTGCTTGGAAGAAAACAAGACATGGGATCTTGTTGATGATATCGAAAAGCTTAGAGAACACTTAGAAATTCCAGAATGGCAG GTGTTTGGAGGGTCATGGGGAAGTACACTTGCGCTTGCATACAGCCAATCACACCCAGACAAG GTCACGGGCATGGTCCTCAGAGGCATATTTCTTTTGCGAAAGAAAGAGATTGATTGGTTTTACGAGGGTGGTGCTGCTGCCATATACCCTGATG CTTGGGAGCCATTTAGAGATCTTATACCAGAAAATGAGAGGGAAAGCTTCATCCATGCCTATCACAAGAGGTTAAACTCTAATGATATGGAAACACAA TATGCAGCTGCGAGAGCTTGGACCAAATGGGAAATGATGACAGCCCATCTCCTCCCTAATGAAGAGATCATCAAGAAAGGTGATGATGACAATTTTTCATTG GCATTTGCAAGAATTGAAAATCATTACTTCGTGAACCAGGGATTCTTTCCTACAGATTCGTTCCTTTTAGATAATGTTGATAAGATAAGGCATATTAACACTACTATTGTACAG GGAAGATATGACGTTTGCTGTCCTATGATGTCAGCATGGGATCTTCATAAAGCATGGCCAGAGGCAGATTTGAAG GTTGTTCCGAATGCTGGACATTCTGCTAATGAACCTGGAATAGCTGAGGAACTTGTAGCTGCAAACGAGATGCTGAAAAAAAGTATCAAGAAGAATTTACTCTGA